Genomic window (Ailuropoda melanoleuca isolate Jingjing chromosome 7, ASM200744v2, whole genome shotgun sequence):
TGTGATATTAGTGCCTATTCAGCCAGCCTATGAGTAAGTTGTATAGTATCCATTCTTTATCTGTTTTCAAAGATGTATTGAGTGTTTACCATTTGCTGGGCATTTAGaaatggatacagaaaaaaaaaaacaccacaggtACTTTTCCATTCCCTATCTTTGTTAGTTTATTATGATTCCAGGTAAACATCTTTATCTTGTATGGAAATAACTCATAAAGCACTAAAGGAAAACACTTTCTACTCTGCTTTGTAATCTATGTCCTGTTGATGGTGGGGAATAATGTGTATGGTCTCCAACTGGCTTCTTGCCATCCCAGAGCAAGGAATCAGAGATGATGTCCTCTAACGAAGTTCTGTTTCCTAAAATGCACAATGCTGTGGTTAGTTATAGCTCTGGTATAAAGAACTATCTCTCCTTAGCTGCAGGGTGTTCTCAGGAGGGAGCATTTACTGGTAGATATTGGGTTTTGGATAGTAACATTTCTTGGCCAATTATATATATCACCAAAcatgttcttccttctcccaacAATACTCCAGGAAAGGCTATGTCCCAGAGGAGACTGTTTCTTTCCAGACCTGGGATGCTTAGCCATTTGATGAACCACAGTCCAATGGCTGAAATTTTTGTCAGTCTGAAGACTGTGGTCTCCCAATCAGGATGAACgttcaattactttttaaagagctCCAGGCAAAGAGACGTGTAGTTCAGACCCCTCAAGACTGACGAAACATGACAGCATACATAGTATGGCTCTGGAAAATCTTGGAGTAGATGGACTACATAAGATGTGTTTACATATATGCTGAAGCCATGGAGTGAATTGTACATGTTTATAACATGAAAGAAGAGACAATTTCGAGCTTTTCCTTCCATATCCACAGTCCTCCTGCCAAAAGCTTTCAGCCAAGCTAAGTATATACACTTTAACTTTCCTTTACCAGCAGGTTAGTTCAGGATATTCTACCAGCAAGAGAGATGCTTTGACAGAGGCCTCAGAGGGGTAGTAATGATGTTCTTTAGAGATTAAgaacattaatgaaaaataatttcagactagACTTGGCAAATGAAATGAACCACAGACTTGGAAGTATCCTTGAAGATGActtaatgttttcagttttcaatgGGAAAAGTGAAGCTGAGAACCTAACTGTCCAATTCCAGTCGTACAAGCTTAGTTAAATAAGATCAGAGCCAGGCCTGTATTTGCAATCGCTGATTCACAGTTCCACTCCTCTATCTGATTCGTTGTTTTAAAGAGCCAACAAAAAATGGCAGTTGACTGTAAGAGTTTAGGGTGGACAAGGAATTTGAgtagaaatgaataatttaaaagggAGGTACATTAATGTTTTTGGACTTGGGAGAGGTTCTGTTTACTagatccctttccttccttctgatatGCCTCTACAGTTCCCATTTATTAGACCAGTCcgtttttttcactttatttataaatttgtaagTGACATATTTGTGATACTTGCATACAgtttaattaaaaacatgtttcttctttctcatcacCTTTTCATTTGATGAAACTGTTGCCACTGCCAAATTGCAGCTGTTAACATCTTCTCAGTGACTTATAAGAACAGCCACAGTACTCATTTGCTGTtagagtaagaagaaaaaaaaagtaaacataatttgagaaaaagagagaacatgtcATAGTATTAAGGAAAGAGAGTCAAGCTTTCCACTGTGTTTGAGGAGAATTATAAGTGTTTAAAATCATTGCTCCAGTTTTAGGTGCTAAGATTAGGATTACCTTTGCTTAAAATACTTTCTCACAATATTCTATGCCTTTTTTTCCAGAGGGaacagggattttattttttataatgacttTATCAGAGTATAATTGACAAACAATAAACTGCAAATATATAATGTACacagtttgataagttttgacatatgtatacacacaaattaTTATCACAATTAAAATAACTAATGTATTCCTCATTTCCAAAAGTTTCCTTTGATCCTTTGTAATCCCTCCTATCCATCTTTCACTGTCCCCGCACAACCTGTTCCCAGTTATATACAGATGTCCTGTTGTTTCAGCaaaatttgtttggaaaaaaCTATCCATTTTCCATCCATTAAATTGTCTTTGTACCTTGTATAAAATTTGTTGTCTACTTATGGGTGAGTCTATTTCTAAACTCTTTTATGTCACATCGGttgatttttctatcttttcaccACTgctacactgttttgattactgtaactttgtaataatttttgaagCAAGATATTGTTAGCCTTGCAACTTTATCcttggctattctaggtccttcTTTTGCATTTccgtatgaattttagaatgggtttgacaatttctaccaaaaaaagcTTGCTAGAATTTTGATTGAAATTGATCTATAAATCACTGTAGGTGGAATTGTcttcttaacaatattgagtcttctgcCCCATGGACATGGTATAACTCTCCAttaatttagatctttaattttgtCACCAAAGTTTGTTAATTTTCAGTCCTTCACACATTggttatttctcatttaaataggcacatgttttatttaaacacattgacttaaaaattattttcacttccttGGATGAGAACCAATATCACTTCCTGCCATAATTGGAAGGTAACTTtgataattaaaaacagaaaaataatcttaaattccAGGTAAACAGTGGTACTTGctgaagcttttattttattttttttgttattgttaaaaaGCGTAATTAACAAGTCTTTAGAGATTCTAAAGACATACTTACATCAAGTTGATCTTTTTCCTTCAGGTAACcaagtcttaaaaataatagagaaaaggaaTTGTTTTCTCACTAGGTCATTcattgtactttatttatttttaaagatttatttatttatttgagagagaacatgagcgggggtaagggcagagagagaatcctcaagcagactccctactgagcacagagcctggcttggagctctatcccaggaccccaagatcatgacctgagctgaaatcaagagtaggacgctcaaatgatttaagccacccaggcaccacttcaCTGTACTTTAATGATCCATGTAACTGTGTTCCACAGTTAGAGAATAATTAGCTACTAGACAGGAGTGGTTTGAGCAAAGATCTAGAAGGATGAGAAAATTTGAGTATTATAGAATCTGCAGGGGGTAGACATTCCTAGAGTGGTAGTTTTAAACCTTGGTTGTGTGTAATCACCACCTTGAGAGTTTAAAAGACTTGGACACAAAGAATCAGAATACTTGGATTGGAGAATCTATATCTTTTAGCAGTTCTCTAGACTACGTAGTTCCAGTGCTTAGGAAGGGGTGGAGAACCTCTGATAGGATGTTAGGATGTTGGTATGAGAgtatggtgatggtggtgataatgtGAAGTGGGCAGGCAGAAGAAAGCCCAGATTGATTAGCTATGTCTGCCTCGGATGTCCGTGGTTGTGATGGTAAAAATGTCATTGTTACTTGCCATTTGAGCTAGAATATGAATTGCCTGTCAAGGTAGTTGAAAGTTATTTTGAAGACCTGACAGAGTCCTGACTCTCCTTTCCATTAAGAACAAACACTCATGAATTTTCTGCCTCAAATGCTCTTTTGGTTTAAAAGcaatatgatcttttttttttccattaagggCATTAAATGCATGTTTTAAGAGTGCATATTATAATAGCATATTTAAAGAATGTTCTAAATGACCTTTCCTAGTATTTTACAATAGAAATGTGAagtatttttgaaacagctttaacACAATTGCTGCCTGTAAAGAGTCCACATAAGAAATGCATAAACACTTATTTGGGCAATAGCATTTCAGAGTATAGTATTTATTACATGCAATCTAAATTTGCATTCGTAAatagaacaaaggagaaaaatccgAATGTGAATGAATTCCCTTCATTATTTATCCATTGTTTTGATGCAGTCCTAAGACCCATCTAAAATAAAGCATCTTTCAGGTGCATAGTATTTGCCATCTGTCAAGCTGTGCCATTGGCCATGCTACGATCTTGAAAACTTcacttgggaaaaagaaaagaaaaaaactccacATCCAGATTTTCAGACTTGCTTAGGCGAAGCGTGGGACTGAGAAAAGAACTTCCAATCTTGTTTAATTTAAGAAGGGCAGTAAGAGGCATGGCAGAGGGCTTgattttttcacaaaaatagacgTTGAGGAATTCATGGGGAGGCAAGTAGGAGAAAAAGGCTTTTTTGGGGAAGGGACCGTGACAGCCCATCAAGAAGGTTTCTTCTGTCTCCCACCGTCCCTCCTCCCAGGCGGTCCCACACTCCGCCCGCCCCGCCCTCCCAGGGCTTCGGAGCTCGGCCTAGACCCGGTGGGCGGGGTAGCCTCTCCAGCCGTCCCTTCGCCAGCTCAGAGGGTTGAGAGCGCGAAGCATAGGGGCTATTAACTTAGCGCCCCGGGACTCTTGAGGCTCACTGAGCATCTGCGCCTCTTAGCGTCTCCAGCACCTGGCAGGAATTGTGTCAAACTTTGTTCGTTCGTGGGTGGGAGGCAGCGGGACCGCGGCcggtcccccccccccgccctccccctcccGGCGGGGTTAGCTGTGGACAGCGCACTTTGCTCGCCAGACACTTCTCGGGAATGGAGCAGTCACAGTGTGGCAGCAGAGACCGCAGCGGTAGCGGCAGCGGCCGACCCCACTTGGCCCCGGGGCTGGTGGCAGCCGCCCCTCCGCCCCCGTCTTCGGCGTTGCCAGTACCCCCGGGAATACCAGTTCCTCCAACTTTCCTGCGGCCACCCAGCCTCTTTCTGCGGGCAGCCGCCGCCGCCACGGGAAGCGGAGGCTGCCCGTCGGCTCCCGGACTGGAGAGGGGGGTGGGTGCGGTGGGCTGCGGCTACCCGCGGACACCCAAGTGCGCTCGTTGTCGCAACCACGGCGTCGTGTCGGCACTCAAGGGCCACAAACGCTTCTGCCGCTGGCGGGACTGCGCGTGTGCCAAGTGCACCCTGATTGCCGAGCGCCAGCGCGTCATGGCCGCCCAGGTGGCGCTGCGCCGGCAACAGGCCCAGGAAGAGAGCGAGGCCCGGGGGCTGCAGAGGCTCCTGTACCCCGGACCCTGCGGGCCTGGGGGTCGGACAGCTGGAGGCAGCAGCAGAACGGAGAATTCGCAGACCTCCAGCGGCCCTGCGGCGGTGACGGCGTTGGGACTGGGTGCCTTGAGACAGGCTAGTCTGGCGACCCCTACTTTCCAAGTTGTCCAGCCAGATAATACGGAGCTAAAACGTAAGTTGGTCTTTATTTATCCTTTGCAAAGAAAAATGattgttttgggggaaaaaacaaacaaacaaaactcttggAAACAAGTAGCCAGGCCTTGGCGGTGGGcaagaaaatttgtttaaaagaagCATTCATTTAGGTTCTGGGAAACTGCTCTGTAATAGGAATGTCAATGAGGGTATTAGAGACACATCACCTTGGAAGGGCGTTCTGTACCCTGAGGTGATAGGATAAGATAATACGTTAAGTGAAGCCGGAGTGATCGGATGAGCAATGCTAGGGATAGAATGTGCGCCCAAGTTGCTGTTACTTTGGGTAAGTTAGAACTTCAAGCGGGCATTGGGTGAAAAGCTTAGTGAGTGAAGCTGGGTTTTGGGCTTGCTTTATACTCTTCAGCTCTAAAACCAGAGTTAATCTTCAAGTCTTGCTGGGAAATTCACTGAAGATTGAGAGTATAGTTCCTCATCTTTGGGGCAAAACTTTGGTGACAGCTAGAAGTGGGAAAGAGTCTGAAATCGACCAAATCTTTTTTcaccccctttcctttccttaaaaattcTAAGTACCATGTCATGACTGCTAGCCTCCAAAAGTGTAGAAAGCTCTAAATTTGAAGTTTCAGCTCTTTTCCATAAGAAAGAAATTTAGGCTTTCCAGATTTGTAAAACCATTGGCAAGAAGAATTTCAAAGTCCAGTATTAGGAATTTCTTATCCaacaagtttaaatttttttcctcttattttttgaCCATAAGTCACCTTCATCCCCTTTGTTATGTAAAAAAGACAGAGCATTTTTTTATTACCGTTATCTCAAATTAAGTTTTCCTGCTGATGTAAATTTCACTGTATTTTAGTGAATTTCCAGCCCTCTACAGGTAACACTAGCAGTGTAAatgttatttcagtatttttgtataaATTCAAGACAAGTCGTATCATATGTAATTCCATGGTAATGAAAAGTAAGTTATTAATTAGAAAACTTCCCCGAATTGTGAAAATTACAGATCTTTTTGGATCACAGGATGTAATTTGAAGAAGACTCTCTCTGTAGTTCTAGTTCATTTCAGTGGACAAAACAGATTAACCATTTCTCATGAAAAATCAAAGAGTGCTGAAGAACAAAGTCATTAAGCAATTAATaactgccataaaaaagaaaaattctgtaaaCTAAATCGACAGTGAAATCTGGCCGATAACCCTCTTTTAGACATTGATTTATATGGTTTTGGGGGTACCCAAAGTGTTCTGTTTTATAgggtcaaatattttattttattctttgcctCAGTTGACCTGCTTTTTTGAAAAGCCACATCTATAGCTTTTCTAAACTGATTGCATCCTCTTACCCAATATCCATGATCCTCTTACCCAATATCCATGAGCTGCAGTTGTCTATTTAATTTACTCACTCATTAGACAAAGACTAACAGTGATTCAGAGGTGAATAAGATTTTTCTGCACACAAAAAAACCttacatacaaaagaaagaagactgtATGTATCCAACACAAGACAAAATGTACAatgataaaagtagaaataaaagcagatatAGGAGTTGAGAAAACGGAGTGATGATGTAAATGATGTCACAGTATCTTAAAGATACCCTATTTTCCAGAGTCTTATGCAATCCATACTTTTATTGCATTATATTGTACTCTATGAGTACAGTATactaataaaaattgttttgtgcACAAATTGCTGTAGACATGAAGTTTTGATACCTTACGTGTTCGGAGGGGGAGGACGTATTTAGTGGGTCATAGTTAGAAGTAAAATGCAATGGTGGACCAAGGCCAATCTCTTCCCACTTGGTAGACTTCATTAGAAaagtttcattgtttcttttaaagttgaAAGTACTAGGGAGTCTTTGTAGTTTTACAAGAGCAACATCATTTCTTTTGTCACCTGTTTGATACAATGACAGAATTTTAAACCTCAAAGTGTTAAATTGCACacgttaattttaaaatacagatacttTAGAATTCAGGACTGCTTCTTGAGAAACCATAGGAGCATTGTAAATCATGTGTGCAGATCACTGCTTTAGGCAGTATTTGTTTTGTTGAATTCTTCACATTTGTAGAAAAAGCAAGTTTGACAGAAATACTCTGAGTATCCCACTTGACAGTTTACTCTTTCGAATGGAAATAGAGATAAAATATGTCTATAGGATAAGAGGAAACATGAACGAAAGTAAAAGTTATTTAGTgaatatatacattattattttccttGCATAAGCTGTGCAAAAAGGCATGTAAAATGTTactgttttattaatattaatatgctCAACATGCTGAGgtataaaatcagatttttgtataaaaatatttttggaaaagtgCCCTTAGTATTGGAAGGGAGTTGTGATTTGACGCAAATAACTAATACATTGTTTTTTCAAGACACTTTGAAGATATGTACAGAATGCAATAGTGCAATAGTGCagttcataattttcttttagaaacaatttgaatgtaaactttttttttatatttcctagcAATTGAAAAAGAAAGTCCATATTTCATAggggattattaaaaaaataccaagtcTGTATCATCTCTCACATGAAATATGTGAGCTCTGGTATGATTTGAGATTGGTACAGTAGTGGTCATTATTGGTTCAGATTTGAagtgaaatgaagaattttattgtttttcacatTATTCAGGTAACTTAATTGGAACCTGAAAtgtgagcattaaaaaaaaattggaacttagtatttattaaatagaatattCATTTTCATACTGACATTGTTCCTTCCTTTGGCTTCTTATCTAAACagtcattttatttacttctttttgcatagtgtcattttgaaaaaaaaaaagctcactggGATAACAGTGAAATTTGGGTAAAATTTAGGAAAATCTCAAATCACCAAATGGGGCAAATAATGTGAGATACTGGTTTCACATTAATAGTTGGGGTAATAATAGACTTTTATCTTCTGATTCCTAAATTAACTACAGCATTTGTATGTTATATAATTTTGTGATCTTGGAATGACCTCATAGATAGCATTTTCCCACTAttctaatgcttttatttctgaatgaccttttaaaattcttattcattAAAGTCTCTTGCAGCAAATAAATATTCCTAATATActatgagtgaatgaattattttttccagcaTTATTTTCAAGTAGACAATACTGTCTGTGTTTTGgaaagttttcctttatttgattccttttttcttttctatccccCAGAACTAAAAGAGAGTAAATGTGACTCATGCCAGAGTGGACAAGAAGAGCCAGTCTCTAAATCCCATCAGTGTACTCTGGGATCATCTCCTAAGTCTATTGGTGTCAttggaaaacaaaacatcagGCCATCTATTTCAGAAAGCTCAAACAAGGAAGATAGTATTCAGCCTCTTCACCCTGGGGAGCTATCAGGAGGGGAAGAGAGTCCCAGGTCCCTGTCATCATCTGATCTGGAATCAGGAAATGAAAGTGAGTGGGCCAGAGACTTCACTGCTATCAGAACCAGCCTTCCCACACTGTCCTCAAGACCAAGAGACCCTCTTGATATCCTTACCAGGATTTTCCCAAGTTATAGGCGTAGCCGGCTAGAAGGTATTCTGCGCTTCTGCAAGGGGGATGTGGTTCAAGCCATTGAACACGTCCTAAATGGAAAAGAACACCAACCAGACACCAGGGACTTAGTAAGTTCAGGAGAATTGGAAAATCCAGCTTTTCAGAGAGCTTCAAATTTTAGTTTAGGTGGAATTGGTTTTGGAACCCTAGGGAACAAATcagctttctctcctcttcagacTGCTTCTGCTTCTTATGCAGGTGATTCAAGTCTCTACAGCTTAAATCCTAGACTAGGTGTCAATCCATTACGGCTGGCATATTCCGctccaggaagagggctctctgGTTTTATGTCTCCTTACCTAACTCCGGGGTTGGTACCAGCATTGCCTTTTCGACCAGCTTTGGATTATGCATTTTCAGGAATGATTAGGGAGTCTTCCTACCTTCCCAGCAAAGACTCACTAACTGGTGGCAGATTGTATTCCAGGCCAAATCAGGACAATTTGTAatatttctgcctcttccccctttTTTGGAGTATTTCTAGAAGCATGCAGCACAACCCGCACACCCACACCTATTAATGTATACACTATGTATGTGAATGGCATACTAGaccttaaaaatgctattttttcttttttacaaccTATCTGATAGATTTGAGAGTGAAAGATTCTTCTTTAGcatttactaagtgaaagaagcattTAAACATTATCTGTGCCTTGAATAAAGCCATTTcaggaaataattttacttttatgaattTTCTCCCTAAAATATCAGTTGTAAAATTCCTATTTTATAACtagacttgtttttattttgttgaaaaatgGAGTTTATAgttgtaaaatacatttataagtgTAAAGCA
Coding sequences:
- the DMRTA1 gene encoding doublesex- and mab-3-related transcription factor A1; protein product: MEQSQCGSRDRSGSGSGRPHLAPGLVAAAPPPPSSALPVPPGIPVPPTFLRPPSLFLRAAAAATGSGGCPSAPGLERGVGAVGCGYPRTPKCARCRNHGVVSALKGHKRFCRWRDCACAKCTLIAERQRVMAAQVALRRQQAQEESEARGLQRLLYPGPCGPGGRTAGGSSRTENSQTSSGPAAVTALGLGALRQASLATPTFQVVQPDNTELKQLKESKCDSCQSGQEEPVSKSHQCTLGSSPKSIGVIGKQNIRPSISESSNKEDSIQPLHPGELSGGEESPRSLSSSDLESGNESEWARDFTAIRTSLPTLSSRPRDPLDILTRIFPSYRRSRLEGILRFCKGDVVQAIEHVLNGKEHQPDTRDLVSSGELENPAFQRASNFSLGGIGFGTLGNKSAFSPLQTASASYAGDSSLYSLNPRLGVNPLRLAYSAPGRGLSGFMSPYLTPGLVPALPFRPALDYAFSGMIRESSYLPSKDSLTGGRLYSRPNQDNL